A single genomic interval of Stieleria maiorica harbors:
- a CDS encoding zinc-dependent alcohol dehydrogenase family protein yields MQIAMKAIILKSFGGPESFELCDVPKPVPHAKQVLVRVHATSINPLDYQVRRGDYHDLVQLPAITGHDVSGVVEEVGAGVTTFSPGDEVWYTPQIFDGPGSYAEYHVAAESIIGKKPASLSHLEAASLTLVGGTVWEALIVRAVLRVGECILIHGGAGGVGHVAIQLAKAIGAKVFTTVREANAEFARSMGADVIIDYQKEDYVDSIMRETGGRGVDVVFDTIGGDTLSRSPDALAQLGRVVTIVDTALPQNLIQAWGKNASYHFVFTRQNRGKLDELSALIERGQLQPHVGAVYSLADIPLAHARLESSNNGVQGKIAIAVDRRLRESME; encoded by the coding sequence ATGCAGATTGCAATGAAAGCGATAATACTGAAGTCGTTTGGTGGCCCGGAATCGTTCGAGCTTTGTGACGTCCCCAAGCCGGTGCCGCACGCGAAGCAAGTCCTGGTCCGGGTACATGCAACCTCCATCAATCCGTTGGATTACCAGGTCCGACGCGGCGATTATCACGACCTGGTGCAACTGCCGGCCATTACCGGACACGACGTATCGGGCGTGGTCGAAGAAGTCGGAGCGGGTGTGACGACCTTCTCTCCAGGAGACGAAGTCTGGTACACCCCGCAAATATTTGACGGGCCCGGGAGTTATGCCGAGTACCACGTTGCCGCCGAAAGCATCATCGGAAAGAAGCCTGCCTCGTTGAGCCATCTTGAGGCGGCAAGCCTGACCTTGGTTGGCGGAACGGTGTGGGAAGCACTGATCGTACGTGCGGTGCTAAGAGTTGGTGAATGCATTCTGATACACGGTGGCGCAGGAGGAGTCGGTCATGTGGCGATCCAGCTCGCAAAAGCCATCGGAGCGAAGGTGTTCACGACCGTGCGCGAAGCAAACGCTGAGTTCGCACGAAGTATGGGGGCCGATGTGATCATCGACTACCAAAAGGAGGACTACGTCGATTCCATCATGCGGGAAACGGGTGGCCGAGGAGTCGATGTGGTGTTCGATACCATCGGCGGCGACACCTTGTCGCGCAGCCCCGACGCGCTGGCCCAACTTGGCCGCGTTGTCACAATCGTGGACACCGCGCTGCCACAAAACCTCATTCAAGCCTGGGGTAAAAACGCGAGTTATCACTTCGTTTTCACAAGACAAAACCGCGGCAAGCTTGATGAGTTGAGTGCATTGATAGAGCGCGGTCAGCTCCAGCCACACGTGGGCGCTGTCTATTCGCTCGCCGACATTCCGCTCGCACATGCGCGTCTTGAGAGTTCCAACAACGGTGTGCAAGGAAAGATTGCGATTGCAGTCGACCGTCGGCTTCGTGAATCCATGGAATAG
- a CDS encoding PAS domain-containing hybrid sensor histidine kinase/response regulator, with the protein MFRKTAAELLSEPDARLELIDEEDRSLITRVWRDLEKNGQAQYDYRLATSEGPAIWIRETVILVHDQVPEPLLCGASHDISEQRHLSRSLGDSEAVYRSLVESLPLCVLRKDTRGRLQYANELACDVMGVSAPAIIGKTDFDLFPADLAKKYLADDRQVIETGKLHHNVERHQDSSGNLKHVEVWKAPVHDVNGKVVGIQVMFWDITDQKNAEHQVEYEKFLLSILLDTVPDAVYFKDVDSRFIRLSRSCAAKLGVDDPRQAIGKSDADFFGREHAREALADERRIMETGETILAKIERENYPDRDDTWCSTTKVPLRDLNGEIVGTFGISRDVTDQKKAEQELSRERDLLKTIINNVPDLIYVKDRAGRFITANAALVDLLGLQSPEELIGKTDYDFSPAEMACNYVTDDQNVMRTGEPLMDREESHHGDRGEELWLLTTKVPLRSPEGDVIGVVGIGHDITERKKFEKELMEAKEIADKANRAKSDFLANMSHEIRTPMNAIIGMTDLVLDTRLDATQRNFLSMVQESGEALLAVINDILDFSKIEAGKLEIECQTFDLRESLGDTMKTLGLKAHAKGLELAFRVDPAIPRYLTGDPGRLRQIIVNLVGNAIKFTEQGEVFVEVELVSQSDEELELQVSVRDTGIGIPEDRCNAIFEEFEQADTSVTRRFGGTGLGLAISSRLVGLMGGAITVSSEVGQGSQFAFNIHLRQAPNGTEASALNGLVYVGGSKVLVVDDNTTNRRILQEMLGNWGMVPVLADSGELALDLLRESEQRDEPCKLVISDVHMPEMSGYDFIEEVRRDPDISETPIIVLTSGGREGEDALRDRLDISERLMKPVKQSELFDAIVRTLGVTAPEDTPDYDFNEPVHESIDNLKVLLTEDNAINQKLAIGVLTRFGHQVTVANNGAEAVEAFQNHDFDVVLMDVQMPVMDGFAATEAIRELEKETGGHVPIIAMTAHAMKGDREKCIDIGMDEYVAKPIRIGVLKEKLLKVLQGPSPDDAQPTCQPPEFAESACASEESAEAETDGSAEMESGDMESGDMESGDMESRDEGSAGDGDLDRAVGYDLEPVRTMVAGNEELMRELLVMYLDESEMLLGQIESAILANDGEGVRRAGHTLSGASRSVGAAETSEIAQGLRSVQDEGPFDDAAECVTRLRASVADVAKVMKDYLATDPA; encoded by the coding sequence GTGTTTCGCAAAACTGCCGCAGAGCTGCTGTCCGAACCGGATGCCCGATTGGAATTGATCGACGAGGAAGACCGCTCGTTGATTACCCGAGTCTGGCGGGATCTGGAAAAAAACGGACAGGCGCAATACGACTATCGACTGGCGACATCGGAGGGGCCGGCGATCTGGATTCGTGAAACCGTCATTTTGGTTCACGATCAAGTGCCGGAGCCGCTGCTGTGCGGGGCCAGCCACGACATTTCCGAACAACGGCATCTCAGTCGTTCGCTGGGTGATTCCGAAGCCGTCTATCGTTCACTGGTTGAAAGTCTGCCGTTGTGCGTGCTGCGCAAGGACACGCGTGGTCGCTTGCAATACGCAAACGAATTGGCGTGTGACGTGATGGGCGTCTCGGCACCGGCCATCATCGGAAAGACCGACTTTGACCTCTTCCCCGCAGACCTGGCCAAAAAATACTTGGCCGACGACCGGCAAGTGATCGAAACCGGAAAACTGCACCACAACGTCGAACGGCACCAGGATTCCAGCGGCAACCTGAAACACGTCGAGGTCTGGAAGGCGCCGGTTCACGACGTCAACGGCAAAGTCGTCGGGATTCAGGTCATGTTCTGGGACATCACCGACCAAAAGAACGCGGAACATCAGGTCGAGTACGAAAAATTCCTGCTCTCGATTTTGCTCGATACCGTTCCAGATGCCGTCTATTTCAAGGACGTCGACAGCCGCTTCATTCGGCTCAGCCGCAGTTGCGCCGCCAAACTCGGTGTGGATGATCCGCGTCAGGCGATCGGAAAATCCGATGCCGACTTCTTCGGGCGTGAACATGCCCGCGAGGCGCTCGCCGACGAACGCCGAATCATGGAAACCGGCGAGACGATCTTGGCCAAGATCGAACGTGAAAACTACCCCGATCGCGACGACACCTGGTGCAGCACGACGAAGGTTCCGCTGCGAGATCTCAACGGCGAGATCGTCGGGACCTTCGGGATCTCACGCGACGTCACCGATCAAAAGAAAGCCGAACAGGAACTCTCGCGCGAGCGCGATTTGTTAAAAACGATCATCAACAACGTCCCCGATCTGATCTATGTCAAAGACCGCGCGGGGCGTTTCATCACCGCCAACGCAGCTTTGGTCGATCTGCTCGGGTTGCAGTCGCCCGAAGAGCTGATCGGAAAAACCGATTACGATTTTTCACCGGCGGAGATGGCATGCAACTATGTCACCGATGATCAAAACGTCATGCGGACCGGCGAACCGCTGATGGATCGCGAAGAATCGCACCACGGTGACCGCGGCGAAGAACTTTGGCTGTTGACGACCAAGGTCCCGCTGCGCAGCCCGGAAGGGGACGTGATCGGTGTGGTCGGCATCGGCCACGACATCACCGAACGGAAGAAGTTTGAGAAGGAACTGATGGAGGCGAAAGAGATCGCCGACAAGGCCAACCGGGCCAAGAGCGACTTTTTGGCCAACATGAGTCATGAAATTCGCACGCCGATGAACGCCATCATCGGCATGACCGATCTGGTGCTCGACACCCGCTTGGATGCCACCCAGCGCAATTTCCTTTCGATGGTCCAAGAATCCGGCGAAGCGTTGCTGGCGGTGATCAACGACATCCTCGACTTCTCCAAAATCGAGGCGGGAAAACTGGAGATCGAATGCCAGACCTTCGACCTCCGCGAAAGCCTGGGCGATACCATGAAGACGCTCGGTTTGAAGGCTCACGCCAAAGGATTGGAACTGGCCTTTCGCGTCGACCCGGCGATCCCACGTTACCTGACCGGCGATCCAGGGCGGCTCCGTCAAATCATCGTCAACTTGGTCGGCAACGCCATCAAGTTCACCGAACAGGGGGAAGTGTTCGTCGAAGTCGAGCTCGTTTCACAATCCGATGAAGAACTGGAACTTCAAGTCTCCGTGCGAGACACGGGAATCGGGATTCCCGAAGATCGATGCAACGCGATTTTCGAAGAGTTCGAACAGGCCGACACATCCGTCACACGCCGCTTCGGTGGCACCGGCCTGGGGCTCGCCATCTCGTCCCGCCTGGTCGGATTGATGGGCGGAGCGATAACGGTCAGCAGCGAAGTCGGCCAGGGCAGTCAATTTGCCTTTAACATTCACCTGCGACAAGCGCCCAATGGGACCGAGGCCAGTGCGCTCAATGGCTTGGTGTACGTCGGCGGTTCGAAAGTGCTGGTCGTCGATGACAACACCACCAATCGAAGGATCCTGCAAGAGATGCTCGGGAACTGGGGGATGGTTCCCGTCCTGGCCGACTCCGGAGAGCTGGCCCTTGACTTGCTGCGTGAATCCGAACAGCGTGACGAACCCTGCAAATTGGTCATCAGCGATGTGCACATGCCCGAAATGAGCGGGTATGACTTTATCGAAGAAGTACGTCGGGACCCGGACATCTCCGAAACGCCCATCATCGTGCTGACCAGTGGCGGTCGAGAAGGCGAGGATGCGTTGCGAGACCGGCTGGACATCTCCGAACGATTGATGAAACCCGTCAAACAATCCGAGTTGTTTGATGCCATCGTTCGCACGCTCGGGGTGACGGCGCCCGAGGACACGCCGGACTATGACTTCAATGAACCCGTTCATGAGTCCATCGACAATTTGAAGGTTCTGTTGACCGAAGACAACGCGATCAACCAAAAGCTGGCCATCGGAGTCCTCACTCGGTTCGGACATCAAGTGACCGTCGCCAACAACGGCGCCGAAGCGGTCGAAGCGTTTCAGAACCACGACTTTGACGTCGTACTGATGGACGTGCAAATGCCCGTCATGGATGGCTTCGCCGCCACCGAAGCGATCCGCGAACTCGAAAAAGAAACCGGTGGTCACGTTCCGATCATCGCCATGACCGCGCACGCCATGAAAGGCGATCGCGAAAAATGCATCGATATCGGAATGGACGAATACGTCGCCAAACCGATCCGTATCGGTGTCCTGAAAGAAAAACTCCTCAAAGTGCTCCAGGGCCCCTCGCCCGACGATGCCCAGCCGACCTGTCAGCCGCCCGAGTTTGCCGAATCTGCATGCGCGAGCGAAGAGTCGGCGGAGGCGGAGACCGACGGCAGTGCAGAAATGGAGTCGGGGGATATGGAGTCGGGGGATATGGAGTCGGGGGATATGGAGTCGAGGGATGAGGGCAGCGCTGGGGACGGCGACCTCGATCGGGCGGTCGGCTACGACTTAGAACCCGTCCGCACCATGGTCGCGGGCAACGAAGAACTGATGCGTGAACTCTTGGTCATGTATCTGGACGAAAGCGAGATGCTGCTGGGGCAGATCGAATCGGCGATCTTGGCCAATGACGGCGAGGGCGTCCGCCGCGCCGGGCACACCCTCAGTGGGGCCTCCCGCAGCGTCGGCGCGGCGGAGACATCCGAGATCGCGCAGGGGTTGCGTTCGGTTCAAGACGAGGGGCCGTTTGACGACGCCGCCGAGTGCGTGACACGGCTCCGCGCCTCGGTCGCCGACGTGGCCAAAGTCATGAAAGACTACCTCGCCACCGACCCCGCCTGA
- a CDS encoding VOC family protein, whose translation MSKQIFVNLPVSDLQRSTAFYQALDFKNNPQFSDETAACMVWSEAIFVMLLTHPKWQTFTDRPICPATSSEVMLAFSCDHRDAVDKMIEVAGEHGGTVDINPVQDHGFMYGRSFADLDGHVWEPFWMDPQAVER comes from the coding sequence ATGAGCAAACAGATTTTTGTCAACTTGCCCGTTTCTGATCTGCAACGCTCCACAGCGTTTTACCAAGCACTTGATTTCAAGAACAATCCGCAGTTCTCCGACGAAACGGCCGCCTGCATGGTTTGGAGCGAGGCCATCTTCGTCATGTTGCTGACCCACCCAAAGTGGCAAACGTTCACCGATCGTCCGATCTGCCCCGCCACATCCAGCGAAGTGATGCTGGCTTTTTCTTGCGATCACCGCGACGCCGTGGACAAAATGATCGAGGTGGCCGGGGAACATGGTGGCACCGTAGACATCAATCCGGTGCAAGACCACGGCTTCATGTACGGCCGATCCTTCGCCGATCTCGACGGCCACGTCTGGGAGCCGTTCTGGATGGACCCCCAAGCCGTGGAGCGATAG
- a CDS encoding peroxiredoxin-like family protein, whose product MNTRVSADDPSTLSVQIQETAANASKRYPAEVLQTFQTGIENVRATGIEKSAKQVGDTAADSTLKGWDEQPVTLSEVWEKNPVILMWYRGGWCPYCNLQLRAMQKQIHAIEGAGAKLIVLSPELPENAKETAEANDLDMLVLHDANNQLARKFGIVFQLPDAILPVYRDKLQLAKRNGNDAMELPLAATYVINTDGKIIYAFLDADYKKRAEPAEVVAAVNQLR is encoded by the coding sequence ATGAACACCCGTGTTTCCGCTGACGATCCGTCAACACTCTCCGTCCAAATTCAGGAAACGGCGGCCAACGCTTCCAAACGCTATCCGGCCGAAGTCCTCCAAACTTTCCAAACCGGAATCGAAAACGTTCGCGCCACCGGCATCGAAAAATCGGCGAAACAAGTCGGTGACACGGCTGCCGATTCGACGCTGAAAGGTTGGGACGAACAGCCGGTCACGCTCAGTGAAGTGTGGGAGAAGAACCCCGTCATTTTGATGTGGTATCGCGGGGGGTGGTGCCCCTATTGCAACCTGCAACTACGAGCGATGCAGAAACAAATCCACGCGATCGAGGGGGCGGGGGCCAAGCTCATTGTGCTGTCGCCGGAACTTCCGGAAAACGCGAAAGAGACCGCCGAGGCCAACGATCTGGACATGCTCGTCCTGCATGATGCCAACAATCAATTGGCCAGGAAGTTCGGCATCGTGTTCCAATTGCCGGATGCCATCCTGCCGGTCTATCGAGACAAGCTGCAACTTGCCAAACGCAACGGCAACGACGCCATGGAACTGCCCTTGGCAGCCACCTACGTCATCAACACCGACGGCAAGATCATCTACGCCTTCCTCGACGCGGACTACAAGAAACGAGCCGAGCCCGCCGAAGTGGTCGCCGCCGTGAACCAGTTGCGATAG
- a CDS encoding DUF1330 domain-containing protein codes for MEEARTWYDSPAYQEAAQHRFRGAVNRGLIVEGI; via the coding sequence GTGGAGGAGGCTCGCACATGGTACGACAGCCCGGCCTACCAGGAAGCCGCTCAGCATCGTTTCCGTGGCGCGGTCAACCGCGGCCTCATCGTGGAGGGGATTTGA
- a CDS encoding HlyD family efflux transporter periplasmic adaptor subunit, whose protein sequence is MTRFCGPAFCRPMPPLVLLLCVFVPGGYAQEKDEKAAPADNAVAEPIKIDGTFEALRQFEVTPGNEHLTQLLIERIVPHGTQVTKEQSLVWFDTEPLDDKIRSAESDLAIARLDLKADEFAHEQFLKQQTLDKAKTRRTRDLAQQAYDNYQRTDRERTIKQAAFSLASSEFSLESATEEYRQLEQMYKEDDLTEESEEIVLRRAKRAMETAEFALERAKIQHDRTIKQSVPRSDAEQEEALSRADIEYEKSMHAMTIDEQKRDLELQRKRVKLEEQVEAFEEMRAERKKVVLKSEIDGIFVYGAITRGKLPAKPVELEKDTAVTGKQVVGTVVDPSKLRVRVELPEDKLKVVHVGDRCTVVPKGVSDTELDGVVKSISIVPFAAGKFDCIVNVRGKLPAEVLPAMTCELHFDAPENDADDSEPKQDKPAK, encoded by the coding sequence ATGACACGATTTTGCGGGCCAGCGTTCTGCCGGCCGATGCCCCCCCTGGTCTTGCTACTGTGCGTGTTTGTCCCAGGCGGCTATGCACAGGAGAAGGATGAAAAGGCCGCGCCCGCCGACAATGCGGTTGCAGAACCGATCAAGATTGATGGCACGTTTGAGGCGCTTCGGCAATTCGAAGTCACGCCGGGCAACGAACATCTGACGCAATTGCTGATCGAGCGGATCGTTCCCCATGGCACCCAAGTGACAAAAGAACAGTCGCTGGTTTGGTTTGATACCGAGCCGCTGGACGACAAGATCCGCAGCGCCGAATCGGACCTCGCGATCGCACGTCTGGACCTCAAAGCAGACGAATTCGCACATGAACAGTTTTTGAAACAGCAGACGCTCGATAAGGCGAAGACGCGTCGAACGCGCGATTTGGCGCAGCAGGCCTACGACAACTACCAGCGGACCGATCGCGAGCGGACGATCAAACAGGCGGCGTTTTCGCTCGCGTCGTCTGAGTTCTCGCTCGAAAGCGCGACCGAAGAGTATCGCCAGCTGGAACAAATGTACAAAGAAGACGACCTGACCGAGGAGTCGGAAGAGATCGTGTTGCGCCGCGCCAAGCGGGCGATGGAGACGGCCGAATTCGCTCTCGAGCGGGCCAAGATTCAACACGACCGGACGATCAAACAATCGGTCCCCCGAAGCGATGCCGAGCAGGAAGAGGCTTTATCGCGGGCCGACATCGAATACGAAAAATCGATGCACGCGATGACGATCGACGAACAGAAACGCGATCTGGAATTGCAACGCAAACGCGTCAAGCTGGAGGAACAGGTCGAGGCGTTTGAAGAGATGCGGGCCGAACGAAAAAAGGTGGTTCTGAAATCAGAGATCGATGGGATCTTTGTTTACGGCGCGATCACCCGAGGCAAGTTGCCGGCAAAACCGGTCGAACTGGAAAAGGATACGGCGGTCACCGGCAAACAAGTGGTCGGGACGGTAGTTGACCCCTCCAAGCTGCGTGTCCGCGTCGAGCTGCCGGAAGATAAATTGAAGGTCGTGCATGTCGGGGACCGTTGCACGGTCGTTCCCAAAGGCGTCTCGGATACCGAGCTTGATGGCGTCGTCAAATCGATTTCGATCGTCCCGTTTGCCGCCGGCAAATTCGATTGCATCGTGAACGTGCGAGGCAAACTGCCTGCCGAAGTGTTGCCCGCGATGACCTGTGAGTTGCACTTTGATGCACCGGAAAACGATGCCGACGACTCGGAACCGAAACAGGACAAACCGGCCAAATGA
- a CDS encoding DUF899 family protein, whose amino-acid sequence MPNRIVSRTEWNEARAELLAREKEQTHASDALAAARRRLPMTPMEPVTVIGANGSVGLQEVFEGRRLLIVYHFMWKNGKPHHQQCEGCTHSQAAMTAAVCAYLAERDVTYAVFSSGPIDEILAYRDFMGWTMPWYSTADSPDVLATRNGGDLRCYLRTDDQVFQTYETKWRGIEAMMPSLQLLDLTADGRQETWEDSPADVPLAKAGSWWRRAGRPIAQWTRTDEAVD is encoded by the coding sequence ATGCCAAACCGAATTGTTAGTCGAACCGAATGGAATGAAGCGCGCGCGGAGCTGCTTGCTCGCGAAAAAGAGCAGACGCACGCCAGCGATGCGTTGGCTGCAGCTCGGCGGCGGCTACCGATGACGCCGATGGAACCGGTCACGGTCATCGGGGCAAATGGATCCGTTGGGCTGCAGGAGGTGTTTGAGGGCCGGCGACTCTTGATCGTTTACCACTTCATGTGGAAAAACGGGAAGCCACACCACCAGCAGTGCGAAGGGTGCACGCACAGTCAAGCGGCCATGACCGCTGCGGTGTGTGCCTATCTGGCCGAGCGAGATGTGACCTACGCCGTCTTCAGCAGCGGCCCGATCGACGAGATTCTCGCCTATCGGGATTTCATGGGCTGGACGATGCCATGGTACTCGACCGCCGACTCCCCGGACGTCTTGGCGACTCGAAATGGCGGCGACCTCCGCTGCTATCTGAGAACCGACGATCAGGTGTTCCAGACCTACGAAACCAAATGGCGTGGAATCGAAGCCATGATGCCTTCGCTGCAGTTGCTCGACCTGACAGCGGACGGCCGCCAGGAAACCTGGGAGGACTCGCCAGCGGACGTTCCCCTTGCCAAAGCCGGTTCGTGGTGGCGCCGTGCTGGCCGTCCGATTGCTCAGTGGACGCGCACCGATGAAGCGGTTGATTAG
- a CDS encoding PA0069 family radical SAM protein, with protein sequence MRHGANIDPPNRFEALHREPDLEHLEWDEEHLRSLTDRKIEYIDDASQSIVSQNSSPDIPFRCSLNPYRGCVHSCSYCYARPGHEYLGFNAGLDFETRIVVKRDAPRLFREFLSKGNWKPEPITFSGVTDCYQPAEREFRLTRKCLEVALECRQPISIITKNALVVRDLGILQQLAADKLVHVYLSITSLDPELSRDMEPRTSIPNARLRAVRLLSEAGIPVGVMTAPIIPGLNDSEIPQLLEAAKTSGAITAGYTLLRLPLTVEPVFIEWLRRVRPNHAEKVLGRLQQARGGKLNSSAWGERMVGQGMVADQIRNLFRIFRHKHGLDRQMPPYNCDLFRPPAAKSGQLRLF encoded by the coding sequence ATGCGTCACGGGGCCAACATTGACCCGCCGAACCGGTTCGAAGCATTGCATCGGGAACCTGACCTCGAACACCTGGAATGGGACGAGGAGCATCTGCGTTCGCTGACCGATCGGAAAATCGAATACATCGACGACGCTTCTCAGAGCATCGTCTCGCAGAACTCCTCTCCCGACATTCCGTTTCGGTGCAGCCTGAACCCGTATCGTGGGTGCGTCCATTCGTGCTCCTATTGCTACGCTCGTCCGGGGCACGAATACTTGGGGTTCAACGCCGGGCTGGACTTCGAAACCAGGATCGTCGTCAAGCGAGACGCACCTCGATTGTTCCGTGAGTTTCTGTCCAAGGGGAACTGGAAACCCGAGCCGATTACTTTTTCGGGTGTCACGGATTGTTACCAGCCGGCTGAACGAGAGTTTCGTCTGACTCGGAAGTGTCTTGAGGTTGCCTTGGAATGCCGCCAGCCGATCAGCATCATTACAAAGAATGCATTGGTTGTACGTGATCTGGGAATCCTCCAGCAACTCGCTGCGGACAAGCTTGTCCATGTTTATCTCTCCATTACCAGTCTCGACCCAGAACTCTCTCGGGACATGGAGCCTCGGACCAGTATCCCCAACGCCCGATTGCGAGCCGTCCGATTGCTCTCCGAAGCGGGGATCCCGGTCGGCGTGATGACGGCTCCGATCATTCCCGGCCTGAACGATTCCGAGATCCCACAACTTCTTGAGGCGGCCAAAACGTCGGGAGCGATCACGGCCGGTTACACGCTGCTTCGACTCCCGCTTACGGTGGAACCGGTCTTCATCGAGTGGCTCCGGCGGGTCCGCCCCAACCACGCAGAAAAAGTGCTGGGCCGACTCCAGCAGGCTCGGGGTGGAAAACTAAACAGTTCCGCTTGGGGAGAGCGGATGGTCGGCCAAGGGATGGTCGCCGATCAGATCCGAAACCTGTTCCGCATTTTCCGTCACAAGCACGGCTTGGACCGCCAAATGCCACCTTACAACTGCGATCTATTTCGGCCTCCCGCCGCCAAATCCGGTCAGCTGCGGCTTTTCTAA